One genomic segment of Pedobacter endophyticus includes these proteins:
- a CDS encoding 3'-5' exonuclease, whose product MLKTLDLSQIWMLDIETVPQYASFDEVPPAMQLLWEKKTHFQRKEGQDAEEFYERAGILAEFGKIVCISLGIFSYQNKSYSLRLKSFASHDEKEILQQFISLMNKQAPTLTFCAHNGKEFDFPYICRRLLVNGLEIPSQLDISGKKPWEVNHLDTMEMWKFGDYKHYTSLNLLAAILNIPTPKDDIDGSQVRQVYYEEQNLERIVTYCQKDVVTTAQVLLKFKGMDIISPENITIVS is encoded by the coding sequence ATGTTAAAAACGCTAGATTTAAGTCAGATATGGATGTTAGATATTGAAACCGTTCCTCAATATGCATCTTTTGACGAGGTGCCTCCGGCTATGCAACTTCTCTGGGAGAAAAAAACGCATTTTCAACGTAAGGAAGGCCAAGATGCGGAAGAGTTTTATGAGCGTGCAGGCATCCTCGCCGAATTTGGCAAAATCGTGTGCATAAGTCTGGGGATTTTCAGTTATCAAAACAAATCTTATTCGCTGCGATTAAAATCTTTCGCCAGTCACGATGAGAAAGAAATTTTGCAGCAATTTATTTCATTGATGAACAAGCAGGCACCAACGTTAACCTTTTGCGCACACAATGGCAAAGAATTCGACTTCCCCTACATTTGCCGTCGCTTGCTGGTTAATGGGCTCGAGATCCCATCGCAGTTAGATATTTCGGGCAAAAAACCCTGGGAGGTGAACCACCTCGACACCATGGAAATGTGGAAATTTGGCGATTACAAACATTATACCTCACTCAACTTGTTAGCGGCAATTCTAAATATTCCAACGCCGAAAGATGATATTGACGGAAGTCAGGTGCGGCAGGTTTATTACGAAGAGCAGAATTTGGAACGAATTGTTACCTATTGTCAAAAAGATGTGGTTACCACAGCACAAGTGCTATTAAAATTTAAGGGAATGGATATAATTTCGCCAGAAAACATTACAATTGTATCCTGA
- a CDS encoding DUF1579 domain-containing protein encodes MAKSKFEQSLENGAHSKIKNLVGSWEGTTKTWFQKDVLADESPAHAEITSILDGRFISYDYQSSLEGKPLSGKMIIGFDIPYQKFTFSWIDTFHMGTQIMQASGEATENGFSILGSWGNPEYGEQLFGWRTELEIINDDQIVFWAYNIMPGEEEVKAIETVYKRI; translated from the coding sequence ATGGCAAAAAGCAAATTTGAGCAATCGTTGGAAAATGGTGCTCACAGCAAGATCAAAAATCTGGTTGGCAGCTGGGAGGGAACAACTAAAACCTGGTTCCAAAAAGACGTTTTGGCAGACGAATCACCCGCTCACGCTGAGATTACATCCATTTTAGACGGTCGTTTTATATCGTACGACTATCAAAGCAGCTTAGAGGGTAAGCCGTTATCCGGTAAAATGATTATCGGATTCGATATTCCTTATCAAAAATTTACTTTTAGCTGGATCGACACTTTCCACATGGGCACTCAAATTATGCAGGCCAGCGGCGAAGCTACAGAAAATGGCTTTTCAATTTTAGGTTCGTGGGGAAATCCCGAGTACGGCGAACAGTTATTCGGCTGGCGCACGGAACTTGAAATAATAAATGATGATCAGATTGTTTTCTGGGCCTACAACATTATGCCCGGCGAAGAAGAGGTTAAGGCCATTGAAACGGTTTACAAACGGATTTAA
- a CDS encoding glycoside hydrolase family 88/105 protein encodes MYKKLFTLLLLVLPCHLFAQKNLLKDFPEGFGPKEVGKRLAYRFVDRKHMLHAGKWISYPETFNWTGALKYAAITKDKTLLSLLEKRFEKLTSEEKQLLPIMNHVDLNMFGSLPLELYQITKDKRYFELGMPYADTQWAVPENATPTQKEWASKGFSWQTRLWIDDMYMITIVQTQAYKVTGDRKYLDRAAKEMVLYLDELQRPNGLFYHAPDVPFYWGRGNGWMAAGMTELLRLLPKNSEERPRILKGYETMMKSLKQYQSPTGMWNQLIDEPECWAETSGSAMFTYAMISGVKHGWLNKAEYAPVARKAWLALVPYINDKGDVAEVCVGTNKKNDKQYYYDRPRNVGDSHGQSPYLWCTVALLEK; translated from the coding sequence ATGTATAAAAAACTGTTTACATTATTGCTCCTGGTACTTCCGTGCCACTTGTTTGCCCAAAAAAATCTGCTCAAAGACTTTCCAGAGGGATTTGGCCCGAAAGAAGTCGGCAAACGCCTTGCTTATCGCTTTGTAGATAGAAAGCACATGCTCCATGCCGGAAAATGGATTAGCTATCCCGAAACCTTTAACTGGACAGGTGCCCTTAAGTATGCCGCGATAACGAAAGATAAAACCCTGCTATCGTTGCTCGAAAAGAGATTTGAAAAACTCACCTCCGAAGAAAAACAGTTGTTGCCCATTATGAATCATGTTGATTTGAATATGTTCGGTAGTCTGCCGCTAGAGCTGTATCAAATTACCAAAGATAAACGCTATTTCGAGTTGGGAATGCCCTACGCCGATACCCAGTGGGCCGTTCCGGAAAACGCAACGCCAACGCAAAAAGAATGGGCTAGCAAAGGGTTTTCGTGGCAAACCCGTTTATGGATCGACGATATGTACATGATTACCATTGTGCAAACCCAGGCCTATAAGGTTACCGGCGATCGAAAATATCTTGATCGTGCCGCCAAAGAAATGGTGCTCTACCTTGATGAATTACAACGCCCGAACGGCCTGTTTTACCATGCACCCGATGTTCCTTTTTACTGGGGCCGGGGCAATGGCTGGATGGCGGCTGGCATGACTGAGCTTTTACGTCTGCTGCCAAAAAATAGTGAGGAGCGCCCACGCATTTTAAAAGGGTATGAAACTATGATGAAAAGCCTTAAACAATACCAATCGCCAACTGGCATGTGGAATCAATTGATTGATGAACCAGAGTGCTGGGCCGAAACTTCGGGGTCGGCGATGTTTACCTATGCCATGATTAGCGGCGTAAAACATGGCTGGTTAAACAAAGCAGAATATGCGCCCGTAGCACGAAAGGCCTGGCTGGCATTGGTACCATACATCAACGACAAGGGCGATGTTGCTGAGGTTTGCGTTGGCACCAACAAGAAAAACGATAAACAATACTATTACGACCGCCCACGAAATGTTGGCGATTCTCATGGGCAATCGCCGTATCTGTGGTGTACAGTGGCCTTGTTAGAAAAATAA
- a CDS encoding type II toxin-antitoxin system RelE/ParE family toxin gives MKIIREIVFYKDYFEDFFEPLTEKVKDKIDEVLFMMTILERVPTKFFKSIENVKGLFEIRVEYGSNIYRIFCCFDKGNLVVLFNGFQKKTQKTPLKELSKAEKIMEEYFNEQRANKNGNKKQKY, from the coding sequence ATGAAAATTATTAGAGAAATTGTTTTCTATAAAGACTACTTCGAGGACTTTTTCGAACCTCTGACTGAAAAAGTAAAGGACAAAATAGACGAAGTGCTTTTTATGATGACAATTCTTGAACGTGTTCCCACCAAATTTTTTAAAAGTATTGAAAATGTAAAAGGGCTTTTTGAAATTCGAGTTGAATACGGAAGTAATATTTACAGAATATTTTGCTGTTTTGACAAAGGAAATTTAGTAGTTCTTTTTAATGGATTTCAAAAGAAAACTCAAAAAACCCCATTAAAAGAATTAAGCAAAGCAGAAAAAATAATGGAGGAATATTTTAACGAACAAAGGGCAAATAAAAATGGAAACAAAAAACAAAAATATTAA
- the rnr gene encoding ribonuclease R has protein sequence MARKKSANIKLVLNQLVSDIFEKNNNQLLNYKQVSAKLNLTDPESKDAILEILKEGKGTGIFLEPEKGKFKLKDLQNFIIGTVDMTADGSAYIVPEDEFEKDVFVAPRKLKNALHGDTVKAYVFAKKSGRKNDGEVVEIIKRAKSDFTGVIKVSDRFAFVIADDKKMMHDIFIPLADIHGAKNGQRVLVTLSDWPESAKNPIGTVKHVLGNQGENNTEMNAILAQYGFPLEFPSQVEKEANAIPEEISQAEITKRKDFRKILTFTIDPADAKDFDDAISYQKLPNGNHEIGVHIADVSHYVIEGTELDKEAYSRATSVYLVDRVIPMLPERLSNGVCSLRPHEDKLCFSAVFELDEEANIKNEWYGRTVIHSDRRFSYEEAQEVIENKAGDYASEILKLNELAYILRDRKFKNGAISFESTEVKFKLDDAGKPIGVYVKERKDAHKLIEDYMLLANRKVAEFIAKKVKGKNKLTFVYRVHDSPNMETLNTFATFASRFGYKINTKSDKEIARSLNHLMADVEGKKEQNILTSLAIRSMAKAIYSTKKTSHYGLAFDYYTHFTSPIRRYPDVMAHRLLQIYLDGGKSADMEAYEVACVHSSAMEKRAADAERASIKYKQAEYLENNIGTEYKGIISGVTEWGMYVEIEENKCEGMIRLRDISDDFYVLDEKNYCIIGQRKKKKYQLGDEVMIRVKKVDLSKRQIDFTLIPD, from the coding sequence ATGGCAAGGAAAAAATCAGCAAATATAAAATTGGTTCTGAATCAATTGGTTAGTGATATTTTTGAAAAGAACAACAATCAGCTTCTTAATTATAAACAAGTTTCGGCAAAATTAAATCTCACCGATCCGGAGTCGAAAGATGCAATCTTAGAGATTTTAAAAGAGGGAAAAGGTACAGGCATTTTTCTTGAACCTGAAAAAGGAAAATTCAAGCTTAAAGACCTTCAAAACTTCATTATCGGAACGGTAGATATGACTGCAGATGGTTCTGCTTATATTGTTCCGGAAGACGAATTTGAAAAAGATGTTTTCGTGGCGCCCCGTAAGCTAAAAAATGCACTTCACGGCGATACGGTTAAGGCTTATGTGTTTGCCAAAAAAAGCGGTCGCAAAAACGACGGCGAGGTGGTGGAGATCATCAAACGTGCGAAATCTGATTTTACGGGCGTGATTAAAGTGTCTGATCGGTTTGCCTTTGTGATTGCCGACGACAAGAAAATGATGCACGACATTTTTATTCCATTGGCGGATATTCATGGTGCTAAAAATGGTCAACGCGTTTTAGTTACGTTATCAGATTGGCCTGAAAGTGCAAAAAATCCTATCGGGACGGTGAAGCATGTATTGGGCAATCAAGGTGAAAACAACACCGAAATGAATGCGATTTTGGCGCAATATGGTTTTCCGTTAGAATTCCCTTCGCAGGTAGAAAAGGAAGCCAATGCGATTCCGGAAGAAATTTCGCAAGCTGAAATTACGAAACGTAAGGACTTTAGAAAAATACTAACTTTTACCATCGACCCTGCTGACGCGAAAGATTTTGATGACGCCATTTCATATCAAAAACTACCCAACGGAAATCATGAAATCGGCGTTCACATTGCGGATGTTTCTCACTATGTTATTGAGGGAACGGAGTTGGATAAAGAAGCGTACAGCCGTGCAACTTCGGTTTATCTGGTCGATCGTGTGATTCCGATGTTGCCCGAACGCTTAAGCAATGGCGTTTGCTCACTTCGCCCGCATGAAGATAAATTGTGTTTTTCGGCTGTTTTCGAGCTAGATGAAGAAGCGAATATAAAAAATGAATGGTATGGGCGAACGGTTATCCATTCGGATAGGCGATTTAGCTATGAAGAAGCGCAGGAAGTGATCGAAAATAAGGCTGGCGATTATGCAAGCGAGATTTTGAAACTGAATGAACTGGCCTACATTTTACGCGACCGCAAGTTTAAAAATGGCGCAATAAGTTTCGAAAGCACGGAGGTTAAATTTAAGCTTGATGATGCGGGTAAACCCATTGGCGTATATGTAAAAGAGCGTAAGGATGCGCACAAACTTATTGAAGACTACATGCTTTTGGCAAATAGAAAAGTAGCCGAATTCATTGCGAAAAAAGTAAAAGGCAAAAACAAATTAACGTTTGTTTACCGGGTGCACGATTCGCCAAATATGGAGACTTTAAATACTTTTGCCACCTTCGCTTCGCGTTTTGGATATAAAATCAACACGAAATCTGATAAGGAAATTGCGAGATCGCTTAACCATTTAATGGCCGATGTGGAGGGCAAAAAAGAACAGAACATTTTAACGTCGCTGGCCATCCGATCGATGGCAAAAGCCATTTACTCCACAAAAAAGACAAGTCATTACGGTTTGGCTTTTGATTATTATACGCACTTTACTTCGCCAATTCGCCGCTACCCTGATGTAATGGCGCATCGTTTATTGCAGATCTATCTCGACGGGGGCAAATCGGCCGACATGGAAGCTTACGAAGTTGCCTGCGTGCACTCATCGGCAATGGAAAAACGTGCTGCCGATGCTGAAAGAGCGTCGATTAAATACAAGCAGGCCGAATATCTCGAAAACAATATCGGTACTGAGTACAAGGGAATTATTTCAGGTGTTACAGAATGGGGCATGTATGTTGAGATTGAGGAGAACAAGTGCGAGGGAATGATTCGCTTACGTGATATTTCTGACGATTTTTATGTGCTGGATGAGAAAAACTATTGCATCATCGGCCAGCGAAAAAAGAAAAAGTACCAACTTGGCGATGAGGTGATGATTCGTGTAAAAAAAGTTGATCTTTCTAAACGTCAGATCGATTTTACACTAATTCCTGATTAA
- a CDS encoding helix-turn-helix domain-containing protein — translation METKNKNIKSFSQHLDKRYGATGTKERIDFEIKAKSFAIGELIKEERKLAQMTQEQLAEKIGAKKSFISRIENGHSDIQLSTLYKLIEFGLGRKINFTIQ, via the coding sequence ATGGAAACAAAAAACAAAAATATTAAAAGTTTCTCCCAACATCTTGATAAAAGATATGGAGCAACAGGAACAAAAGAGAGAATTGACTTTGAAATTAAAGCCAAATCTTTTGCCATTGGAGAATTAATAAAAGAAGAACGAAAGTTGGCTCAAATGACACAAGAACAGCTTGCCGAAAAAATTGGAGCAAAAAAGAGCTTTATTTCAAGAATTGAAAACGGACACAGCGACATCCAACTTTCAACTCTTTATAAACTTATCGAATTTGGACTTGGACGAAAAATAAACTTTACGATTCAATAA
- a CDS encoding polyprenyl synthetase family protein: protein MHTTAQLQEILDTAIQNLRFPDHPKQLYDPIRYIINLGGKRVRPLLVLMATELFGKDAHDSIHAAMAIEVFHNFTLVHDDIMDNAPLRRGKATVHEKWSTNTAILSGDVMMVEANKNLAKVNPIFLKDVLDTFNATAQGVCEGQQLDMEFESRDDVSIDEYINMIRLKTAVLLGGALKLGAIIAGASEKDADLIYQFGENIGIAFQLHDDILDVYADPLKFGKQVGGDIIANKKTFLLLKAFELAEGETKQSLNSWTSYKDFDIKEKVDTVRSVYDTLDVQNIAKESMNSYLDRALEVFAQIEVSEERKSDLLSLTNQLMAREY from the coding sequence ATGCATACAACAGCGCAATTGCAAGAGATTTTAGATACAGCGATACAAAATTTAAGGTTTCCCGATCATCCTAAACAGCTATATGATCCGATAAGGTACATCATCAACCTTGGGGGCAAACGCGTGCGCCCGCTACTGGTTCTAATGGCCACTGAGCTTTTTGGCAAAGATGCACACGATTCTATCCATGCCGCAATGGCGATTGAGGTGTTCCATAACTTTACGCTTGTGCATGATGATATTATGGATAATGCTCCTCTGCGAAGGGGAAAGGCAACCGTGCATGAAAAATGGAGCACCAACACGGCCATTTTAAGTGGCGATGTGATGATGGTTGAAGCGAATAAAAACCTGGCCAAAGTTAATCCGATATTTTTAAAGGATGTTTTAGACACTTTTAATGCGACTGCTCAAGGCGTTTGCGAGGGGCAGCAGCTCGATATGGAATTTGAAAGTCGTGATGATGTTAGCATCGACGAATACATCAACATGATCAGGTTAAAAACCGCCGTACTTTTGGGCGGGGCATTAAAATTAGGGGCTATTATTGCTGGCGCTTCTGAAAAGGATGCGGATCTGATTTATCAGTTTGGCGAAAATATAGGAATTGCTTTTCAACTGCACGACGACATTTTAGATGTTTACGCGGATCCGTTAAAGTTTGGCAAACAAGTTGGCGGCGATATTATTGCGAATAAAAAAACGTTCTTGTTATTAAAGGCGTTCGAGCTGGCCGAGGGCGAAACGAAACAATCGCTAAACAGCTGGACGAGTTACAAAGACTTCGATATTAAGGAAAAGGTTGATACGGTTAGATCGGTTTACGATACGCTAGACGTTCAGAATATTGCGAAAGAAAGCATGAACAGCTACCTCGACCGGGCATTAGAGGTATTTGCACAAATTGAGGTGAGCGAGGAACGTAAGTCTGATTTGCTCAGCTTAACGAATCAGTTAATGGCGAGAGAATATTAA
- a CDS encoding ABC transporter ATP-binding protein, protein MLNVENLTIDFYNQDEKTWFKAVKTIGFSVKKGSILGIVGESGSGKSVTSFSIMRLHDERSAKIGGNIEFDDVSLLNLSSNEIRQIRGNQISMIFQEPMTSLNPVFTCGEQVAEAIMLHQQVSKEAAKRRTIALFEEVQLPRPEKIFDSYPHQISGGQKQRVMIAMALSCNPKLLIADEPTTALDVTVQKTILQLLLKLKEERHMAMIFISHDLGVINEIADEVAVMYKGEIVEQGPAKAIFENPQHPYTKGLLACRPSPSLQLKKLPVVADFLTGKVDDASAHLQASNQLTTDEIAKRRAQLYAQKPLLQIDNLCTWYPINNGLFAKTTDYVKAVDHISFQVFPGETLGLVGESGCGKTTLGRTILRLIQPTSGKIIFDGNDITNISKSALRKLRKDIQIIFQDPYASLNPKLSIGQSILEPLQVHNLLKNDAERKQKVLELLNKVGLREEHFNRYPHEFSGGQRQRVVIARALALQPRFIICDESVSALDVSVQAQVLNLLKDLQAEFGLTYIFISHDLAVVKHISDRILVMNKGKIEEEGYPEQIFYAPKAEYTKKLIEAIPGA, encoded by the coding sequence ATGCTAAACGTTGAGAATTTAACTATCGATTTTTATAATCAAGATGAAAAAACTTGGTTCAAGGCTGTAAAAACAATCGGTTTTTCGGTAAAAAAAGGGTCTATTTTGGGTATTGTTGGCGAGTCTGGCTCGGGCAAATCGGTTACTTCCTTTTCCATTATGCGCCTGCACGATGAGCGTTCGGCCAAAATTGGAGGAAATATCGAATTTGACGACGTTAGCCTCCTTAACCTCAGTTCGAACGAAATTCGCCAGATCAGGGGAAATCAAATCTCAATGATCTTTCAAGAGCCGATGACCTCGCTCAATCCGGTTTTTACGTGCGGAGAACAGGTTGCTGAAGCGATTATGCTGCATCAACAGGTAAGTAAAGAGGCTGCAAAACGCCGCACCATCGCACTTTTTGAAGAAGTTCAGCTACCCCGGCCTGAAAAGATATTTGACAGTTATCCGCATCAAATTTCCGGTGGTCAAAAGCAGCGGGTGATGATTGCAATGGCCTTGAGTTGTAACCCAAAACTTTTAATTGCCGACGAACCAACCACGGCGTTAGATGTAACAGTTCAAAAAACCATCCTGCAACTGCTGCTGAAGCTTAAGGAAGAACGCCATATGGCGATGATCTTTATTTCTCACGATTTAGGGGTGATCAACGAAATTGCGGATGAGGTTGCGGTGATGTATAAAGGAGAAATTGTTGAGCAAGGCCCCGCAAAAGCGATATTCGAGAACCCGCAACATCCATATACAAAGGGCCTTCTGGCCTGCCGTCCTTCGCCTAGCCTGCAACTCAAAAAGCTGCCAGTGGTTGCCGATTTCCTTACCGGAAAAGTAGATGATGCGAGCGCACATTTACAAGCTTCGAATCAACTAACAACGGATGAGATTGCCAAGCGAAGAGCGCAATTGTACGCTCAAAAGCCGTTATTGCAAATAGACAACCTTTGCACTTGGTACCCTATTAACAATGGTTTATTTGCCAAAACCACCGACTACGTTAAGGCTGTTGATCACATCAGCTTTCAGGTTTTTCCGGGTGAAACGCTGGGCTTAGTGGGCGAATCTGGTTGCGGAAAAACTACGCTGGGGCGAACAATTTTAAGGCTTATCCAGCCGACATCGGGCAAGATTATCTTCGACGGTAACGACATTACAAACATCAGTAAATCTGCGCTCCGCAAACTGCGAAAAGATATTCAGATTATTTTTCAAGATCCATACGCTTCTTTAAATCCCAAGCTCAGCATCGGCCAATCTATTTTAGAGCCATTACAGGTGCATAACCTTTTAAAAAATGACGCGGAACGAAAACAAAAGGTTTTAGAACTGCTAAACAAGGTTGGGTTAAGAGAAGAACATTTTAACCGTTATCCGCACGAATTTAGCGGTGGTCAACGGCAACGTGTGGTAATTGCAAGGGCCTTAGCGCTACAACCCAGGTTTATTATTTGCGATGAATCGGTTTCTGCGTTAGATGTTTCGGTACAAGCGCAAGTGTTGAACTTACTTAAAGATTTACAGGCTGAATTTGGCCTTACTTATATCTTTATCTCGCACGATTTAGCGGTTGTTAAGCATATTTCCGATCGTATTCTGGTAATGAACAAAGGCAAGATTGAGGAAGAAGGATATCCGGAACAGATTTTTTATGCTCCAAAAGCAGAATATACGAAGAAGTTGATTGAAGCGATACCGGGGGCGTAG
- a CDS encoding FAD-dependent oxidoreductase, giving the protein MKKKNVSIFIALIFFQLQIIIPRSHAQTAKKQFKADIIIYGGTSAAVTAAVQATRMHKTVIIVSPDQHLGGLSSSGLGFTDTGNKEVIGGLSREFYHRVYLHYQENNGWKWQKKEQYGNMGQGTPAIDGKDRTMWIFEPHVAEKIMEDFVKENHLQVFRKELLNRKHGVVKKSGNIVSISTLSGKKFNGRVFIDATYEGDLMAAAGVSYHVGREANATYGETWNGVQALVFQHGHHFASKIDPYKIPGDKTSGLLAGISTETPGANGTADKKLQAYCFRMCLTNVPENRVAFPKPDRYNPLDYELLVRVFNSGWKELFNKYDPLPNHKTDTNNHGPFSTDFIGMNYDYPEASYQRRAEIVKDHENYQKGLLYFMANDSRIPKGLQEKLNTWGLAKDEFKDNGNWPYQIYVREARRMIGNFVMTEKEVLGQKEVPKPIGMGSYSLDSHNVQRYVTPEGYVQNEGDIGVKAPKPYSIAYDAIVPKAFECKNLLVPVCISSSHIAYGSIRMEPVFMILGQSAATAASLAIDGKKAVQQVDYNQLKLNLLKQGQRLSVFSPN; this is encoded by the coding sequence ATGAAGAAAAAAAACGTTTCAATTTTTATCGCTCTAATATTTTTTCAGCTTCAGATCATCATTCCCCGAAGCCATGCCCAGACAGCTAAAAAGCAGTTTAAGGCCGATATTATCATTTATGGCGGAACCTCTGCTGCGGTTACAGCAGCAGTACAGGCAACCCGGATGCATAAAACAGTGATTATTGTTTCTCCCGATCAGCATTTGGGCGGGCTTTCCTCTTCTGGCCTCGGTTTTACCGATACCGGCAATAAGGAAGTAATTGGTGGATTATCAAGAGAATTTTATCACCGCGTTTATCTTCATTATCAGGAAAACAATGGCTGGAAATGGCAAAAAAAAGAACAATATGGAAACATGGGGCAGGGTACACCCGCCATAGATGGAAAGGATAGAACCATGTGGATTTTTGAGCCCCATGTTGCAGAAAAAATAATGGAAGATTTTGTTAAGGAAAACCATTTACAGGTGTTTCGCAAAGAACTGCTGAACAGAAAGCATGGAGTTGTTAAAAAGAGTGGTAATATCGTTTCTATTAGCACCCTGAGCGGTAAAAAATTTAATGGAAGAGTATTTATCGATGCTACCTACGAGGGCGATTTAATGGCCGCCGCAGGCGTAAGTTACCACGTAGGCCGCGAGGCAAATGCCACCTATGGCGAAACCTGGAACGGTGTACAGGCGTTGGTTTTTCAGCACGGGCATCACTTCGCCTCAAAAATAGATCCCTATAAAATCCCCGGCGATAAAACAAGCGGGCTGCTTGCCGGTATTTCGACCGAAACCCCCGGGGCCAATGGCACTGCAGATAAAAAATTACAAGCCTATTGTTTTAGAATGTGCTTAACCAATGTGCCCGAAAACAGGGTTGCCTTTCCAAAGCCCGACCGCTATAACCCGCTCGATTACGAATTATTAGTAAGGGTTTTTAACAGCGGATGGAAAGAGTTGTTTAACAAATACGATCCACTGCCAAACCATAAAACTGATACCAATAATCATGGCCCCTTTAGCACCGATTTTATCGGCATGAATTACGATTACCCCGAAGCATCGTACCAACGGAGAGCCGAAATTGTGAAAGATCACGAAAATTATCAGAAAGGGTTGCTCTACTTTATGGCCAACGACTCAAGAATTCCTAAAGGTTTGCAAGAAAAATTAAATACCTGGGGCCTGGCCAAAGATGAATTTAAAGACAACGGAAACTGGCCTTACCAAATCTACGTTCGCGAAGCAAGGCGAATGATTGGAAATTTTGTAATGACCGAAAAAGAAGTTTTGGGTCAAAAAGAAGTGCCAAAACCGATTGGGATGGGCTCTTATTCATTAGATTCGCACAATGTACAACGCTACGTTACCCCCGAAGGCTACGTGCAAAACGAGGGTGATATTGGCGTAAAAGCCCCAAAGCCATACAGCATTGCTTACGATGCAATTGTGCCTAAAGCTTTTGAATGCAAAAACCTGCTGGTTCCGGTTTGTATTTCATCATCTCATATTGCCTATGGTTCCATTAGGATGGAGCCTGTGTTTATGATTTTGGGCCAATCGGCGGCGACGGCAGCATCTTTAGCCATTGATGGGAAAAAAGCTGTTCAACAGGTAGATTATAATCAACTAAAGTTAAATCTGTTAAAACAAGGGCAACGGTTAAGTGTGTTTTCGCCAAATTAA